TTTCCGTATCCGGCTATGGTGGCGATATCGAACTGGTCGTAGGCCCCACGGAAGTTCGACTGTTTGTTGAGTATGGTCCGCCAGCTCAGGCCGGCCTGATTGATTTCCATGATCAGTCGACCGAAGAGTTCGTTGTCGTCATCGATGGGAAAACCGTATTGCGTGTCGTGATAGACGCGGTCTACGTCGTTTTCGTCCAGAGTCCAGCACAACTCGCAGTAGGATTGGAAATCGGCCATCTGTCCTTCCTTACAGGGATAGGCCGTACTTCTTGAGCAGGCTGTAAAAGTGGGAACGGGACAGCTTGGATGCCTTGAGAATTTTAGCAAGGTCGCCGTTGCATTGGCGAATGAGTTCTCCGAGATAGACCTTTTCCGCCATTCCCTTGAAGTCCCGCAGGGTGGGCAGTTCCTGGTCGAATATGTCCTCGAATATGTCCTGTCCGAGTTTGCGGACCGGTTCGGTGTCCATGGGGTCGCTCGGGCCGGGCGCCGTGGCGTCACCGGTCATGCGTTTTATCTGGGTCTTGGCCACCTGGATTCTGAGATCTCGGGGCAGGTGCATGGCGTAGAGGGTTTTTTCTTCACCGGCAGTGACCACGGCCCGTTCAAGCATGTTGAACAGTTCCCGGACGTTGCCTGGCCAGTCATAGGTTTCCAGCACCGGGAAAAAGTCCGAGCCAAGCGTCTTGGGCGGCATCCCGTATTGCTGGCAAAGCTGGCGCACCCGGAAGATGCATAGCGGCCTAATGTCGTCTGTGCGCTGTGACAGGGGAGGCAGGTGGATGTGCATGGTCTTGAGGCGATAGAACAGGTCGGAGCGGAATTCACTCTGTTCCACCATTTCGCTCAGGTCTCGATTGGTTGCTGCTATCAGTCTGAAATCACTGGTTTGTTCACGAGTGTCGCCCACTGGACGGAAGGTCCGTTCCTGCAGGACGCGCAGAAACGCCTTTTGCATGGAGAGGGGCATTTCCCCTACTTCGTCGAGGAACAGGGTGCCGCCGTCTGCCAGCTTGATCAGGCCGATGCGGTCGGCCTGTGCGCCCGTGAACGCGCCCTTGCGGTGGCCGTAGAGGGTGGATTCCAGCAGGGATTCAGTCAGTCCGGCGCAGTCGACTACGATGAAGTTTTCGGATTTCCTTTTTGAATTTGCATGGATGGTCGACGCAAACAACTCCTTGCCCGTGCCGGTCTGGCCGGTGATGAGCACATTGGAATTCGAGCGGGCCGCTTGGGACAAGAGGTTGTAACTGACCTTGATGTTCGGGCTGTCGCCCACAACGCCGGTCAGGTTGAGGTTCTGGGACGCATCCCGGCCCCGCTTCTCGTCGTGATATTTCAAGGCGCGTCCCAGGGTAAGCGAAATCTCTCGAACACTGGATGGCTTGAGCAGGTAGTCCCAGACGCCGCCCTTGATGGCCAATTCAGCACCGTCGGGATCGCCTTTTCCTGTGAGAATGATCACCTCAGGCGGTTCGGGCAGGGCCATGATATCGGGCAGGATGTCCAGGCCGTTGCCGTCGGGGAGCCGGACGTCGAGGAAGACGACATCGAATTCCACACTGCGAACCATGCGCAATCCTTCGTCCAGTGTGCGGGCTGCGGCACAACGGTGGGTAAGCCGTGTTATCAGGCTTTCCATGGTTTCGCAGACGTCCAGGTCATCATCAATAATGAGTATGTTGGCCACGCTATTCCCCTTCTCGCTTTTCGATCAGCACACTGTAAATGGCTTGGGAAAGATCGTCCTTGTCGTAGGGCTTGATAACCACCTGCCGGATGTTCGGCAAGCCCGCGGCTGCGGTGGTCGCGTCTTCTCGTCCGGAAATCAGGATGACGGGCAGGGACGGTTTCAAGGTGAACAGTCGTTGCGCCAGTTGAGTCCCGCTCATGCCGGGCATGTCGTAATCCGTGATGACCAGATCGAAGGTATCGGGTGTTTCCATCAGTCGGTTGAGTGCATCCTCGGGCCGTTCCAGGGGCGTGACCCTGCATCCCATGGCCTCGAGCAGGCGCGGCGTGGTGGCGAGCTGATCCTGGTCATCTTCCACGAACAGGATGCGAACGTCCAGCAACTGGTTACGATTGATGTCCGTGGCATGGTCGTTCAAATCCTCGCTTCCCTTGGGCAGGTAGATGGTAAAGGAAGTACCGCCGCCTTCACGCTGAGTGACCTTCAGGCCACCCTTGTGGCTCCTGACGATGCCGTGAACCACGGCCAGGCCCAGTCCCGTTCCCTCGGTCTTGTCTTTGGTGGAGAAGAATGGTTCGAATATTTTATCTATGATTTCAGGAGGTATGCCCGGTCCGTTGTCAGCGACTTCCAGCCTGACGTATTCGCCAGGTACCAGCCCGAACAGGTCGGCGTCGTCCTTGCCCAAGAGGGCCTGTTCCAAGCGTACCCCGATGACGCCGCCGATGCCGCGCAGGGCGTGAAAGGCGTTTGTGAACAGGTTCATGGCTACTTGGTGAATCTGGGTCGGGTCCGCATGAACGCAGGCCAAGTCAGGTGCTATATGGGAGCGTATTTCGATATTTCTGGGCATGGAGGATTCCAGAAATCCCAGGGCTTCGGTGATGACCCCGCCCACATCGGTGGCGCGGAATCCTTCGGTGGAGGGACGGCTGAAGGCGAGAATCTGTTTGACCACGCGTCCGCCCCGTCGGGCCGCCTTGAGCACCCTTTGCAAATCCTTGGAGGTCATCGAATCCGGGTCCAGATCGCTGACGGCCAATTCTGTTGAGTTGATGATGGAGGTAAGGATGTTGTTGAAATCATGGGCAATACCTCCAGCCAAGGTGCCGATGGCCTCCATCTTTTGGGATTGCAAAAGCTGCTTTTCCAGGTTGCGTTCCTTGGTGATGTTTTCAGCCGTGCTGAGCACGCCCACGATCTGGCCGGATCGGTCGTTGATGGGTACTTTGTTGACTTCGACCCAGGCCGGGTTCCCGTTGGCATCTATCAATTTGCGCCGGACCTTGCGAAAAGCCTTTTGCCTGTTGAGCACGTCCTTGTCGGCACTCTTGGCCCAGGCCGAGTACTCGGGATCGCGGATGACTTCGCTGGTGGACCTGCTCAGTGGATCGGCCCATTCCCGGAGTCCGAAAAATTCGGTAAAAGCGCGGTTGGTTCCAAGATATTGGCCGTTGGTGTCTTTCCAGGAAACGAGTTGGGGAACGGTATCCATGAGGGTTTGTTGGAATGCCAGCTGATCCTTGATCTTGCGTTCCACCTTCCTTCGTTCGATCATGGCCAGGAGCAGGAAAACAAGAACGAGCAGCAGCAGGGCGAAGCTGACCATGATCGTCCAGAACAGTTCCTTGGGAAGCTCATAGAAGGCCTTGGGCGCGTTGAGGATGCGGCTTCCCTCCGGCAGCGAGTCGATAGTCAGCTTGAGTCTTTGCATCACGTTGTAATCAAAGACGTATTCTCCTGTGTACTCCCGATAGACCGGTATGTCGTCCACGCTTTTTCCGCCCAGTATCTCAAGGGCCATGTTGGCGGTCTGCTGTCCATGCAGGTTCCCTGACAGAACCTTGCCACCCACTGCGCCGTGGGTGATCAGGAATCCCCAGGCAGTGTAAATCGGTACGCTGGAGCGGTTGTAAATGGTCTGCATGACCTCTTCCGCTGTCAGGAAGCGGCCGTTGATGATTTGATAATAAGGGATGAAGAACAGAAACGTGTCTTCGGGCAGGGACTCCACTTTCTCAAGGACCGAGCGCAGGGAGAAATCGATCCAGTATTCCACCTGCAAAGGTTTTTGGTATGATGCAACCTGGTCCCTGATCTGTTGCGTGATGGCTGTGCCCGCAGTGGACGAGTCGCTCACCACCACCATGCGCTGCTTGTCCGAGTGCAGGCGCAGAGCCACGTCCAAGGTGCTGGCAAGGTCGAACCGCTCCACCACGCCGGTCAGGTTGCCCTGATCCAAATCATGGGGTTCGAGATCGTTCACGCCGCAGAAGACCAGGGGCACTCCGGGGAACAGTATATCCCTGTATTGGCTGACGAAGGTAAAGGCGTCGTTGTCGGAAACAATGATGATGTCGAAATGTTCGTGCTTGTATTTCTCCTTGTACAATCGGAGAAGCATGCCTGTGACGTCTTCATAATTGTACCGCTTGGCGTCCATGTACTCGATTTGCAGATCAATTTTGTACTGGCTCTGGTCCAGAACCGAACGCACACCTTCCAAAATGGCATCTGACCACCGGTAGCCGTGGTGATACGAATTCAGGTAGAAGACGGTTTTTTTGGGTTTTTCCGCTCCGGCCTGTGCAGGCAATAGGCAGAAGCAGGTGAGCAGGAGCAGTATCCAGATCTGTTTGCGCATAGTTCCTCGGTTTTGGCATCCATTGTGCAATGGTGATTTTGACTCGTGTTGCTAATGCAAAGGTTGGGCCTTTATGTGCAGAAGTCAAGGCCTTGCCTTCATGGGCTGCACCATCATCGCGTGATCGGAGTGTTGAGGAAATGATATATTTCCGTAACAAGGGTGACAAAATGGTAACTTGTGATTATTATGGTGTATGCAGGTAAGTGTTAATTAAATATCACTTGCCGATAGTGCTAAATTAATTGATTTTTTTATTAGGAGTTTGTCCGGTGGTCAGACATATAGTCATGTGGACGTTGAAAGAGGAAGCGGAAGGCAAAACGGCAGCGGAAAACGGTGCCCGGATGAAAGAAATCCTGGAAGCTCTTGCGGGGCGTATTCAGGGGCTCAGACATATCGAGGTCAGCGTTGATATCGTGGAGGCTGATCCTGAATGCCATGTAGTGCTTTGTTCCGAGCATGATGACGTGGACGCTTTGAATCAGTATCAGGGGCATCCCGAACACCAGGCCTGTGTCAGCTTCGTGAAGAAGGTGGCTGCCAGCCGGAAGGCTGTTGATTACGTGATCTAAAATGGATCGATCGAATATGTTTTGGGGAGGTTACACTTGGGGGTGCGATTCGAAACGAGCGCGGGCGGGAGAAGGAAAGCAGCGCCGAGAAGGATATCGTCAAGGAGAATACCATGTCTATGCGTTTTGATCAGGAGCGAAAGCGGATTATCTGCCGTTGGGAAGAGCCTATCAAGGTCGTGATGAACAAGAAGGAAGGGTTTATCAACCGTTCCCGGATGATCACGGTCAAGGTGAACGACAATGGCAAGTTGAACAGCAAGGATAGGCGGCGTCATGCGGCCCATCCCATGTTTCCGATTATCCGGCGTTTCAACCAGATGCTCAATTCCATCGAGTGTTACCCGCAATGCGAGAACGAACACATGTGTGCGGTCTGCGGTACTGTGCACGGGGTCAGCCCGCACTTCGACACCAAGCGCCAGTCCATTGTCTGGTTGTGTAGGGAACATTTGACGGATTCGCCCAAGCTGGACGCGTAAGTATCGTTCTTCGGGGCAAGGATATCCTGAGCGGGATGTTCGGTCTTTCGTTGAACCAACGCGTCTGAAAAAACAGACAGGTCGGCGTACCCTGAATAATTCAGGGTACGCCGTTTGTTTTTTACCCGGATACTCTTTCTGTCGTACAAATGAAAAGGCCCTGCGCATATGCGCAGGGCCTTTGGTATTTCGTGCGCAGCTTCTACAGGAAGTAGTAGGTGGCTGCCAGGCCTGTGATTGACATGGTGATGGTGTAGGGCAGAGCCAGTACGACCATGCGACCGTAGGAGAGCCTGATGACCGGTGCCAGTGCCGAGGTCAGCAGGAACAGGAAGGCGGCCTGTCCGTTGGGCGTTGCCACGGACGGGATGTTGGTGCCGGTGTTGATGGCGACCGCCAGTTTGTCGAAGTGGATCATGGCCTTGGTGACCGGTTCCTGTGCGGCAGCAGGCAGGGTTGCGATGGTCTCGGCGCGGACAAGGAGGGGGTCGGTCAGTCTCTCCATGAGAGCGATGCCATCGGTGACGCCGGGAATGGTGCCCAGGAGGGTTTCGAAGTGCATCTTGGTTTCCGAGATGTACACGGTCGCAACGAACACGTTGTCCGAGATCATGGAGAGCAGGCCGTTGGCCGAGTAGTACGCAGCGAGCTGGAGTTGGCCTTCCAGGGCGAGCACGAAGTGCATGACCGGGGCGAACAGATGCTGGTCATGGATGACACCGACAATGGCAAAGAAGACGACCAGCAGGGCGGTGAAAGGCAGGGCCTCTTCAAAGGCCGGGCCGAATTGGTGCTCGTCGGTGAAGCCGTTGAAGGCGGTGAGCAGGATGATGACCGACAGACCGATGATGCCGACCTCTGCCAGATGGAATCCCAGAGCCAGGATCAGCCAGATGCCGACCAGTGCCTGGATGATGAGTTTGGCCTTGCCGGCCATTCCACGTTTTTCT
The nucleotide sequence above comes from Pseudodesulfovibrio sp. S3. Encoded proteins:
- a CDS encoding sigma-54 dependent transcriptional regulator, with the translated sequence MANILIIDDDLDVCETMESLITRLTHRCAAARTLDEGLRMVRSVEFDVVFLDVRLPDGNGLDILPDIMALPEPPEVIILTGKGDPDGAELAIKGGVWDYLLKPSSVREISLTLGRALKYHDEKRGRDASQNLNLTGVVGDSPNIKVSYNLLSQAARSNSNVLITGQTGTGKELFASTIHANSKRKSENFIVVDCAGLTESLLESTLYGHRKGAFTGAQADRIGLIKLADGGTLFLDEVGEMPLSMQKAFLRVLQERTFRPVGDTREQTSDFRLIAATNRDLSEMVEQSEFRSDLFYRLKTMHIHLPPLSQRTDDIRPLCIFRVRQLCQQYGMPPKTLGSDFFPVLETYDWPGNVRELFNMLERAVVTAGEEKTLYAMHLPRDLRIQVAKTQIKRMTGDATAPGPSDPMDTEPVRKLGQDIFEDIFDQELPTLRDFKGMAEKVYLGELIRQCNGDLAKILKASKLSRSHFYSLLKKYGLSL
- a CDS encoding ABC transporter substrate binding protein, with the translated sequence MRKQIWILLLLTCFCLLPAQAGAEKPKKTVFYLNSYHHGYRWSDAILEGVRSVLDQSQYKIDLQIEYMDAKRYNYEDVTGMLLRLYKEKYKHEHFDIIIVSDNDAFTFVSQYRDILFPGVPLVFCGVNDLEPHDLDQGNLTGVVERFDLASTLDVALRLHSDKQRMVVVSDSSTAGTAITQQIRDQVASYQKPLQVEYWIDFSLRSVLEKVESLPEDTFLFFIPYYQIINGRFLTAEEVMQTIYNRSSVPIYTAWGFLITHGAVGGKVLSGNLHGQQTANMALEILGGKSVDDIPVYREYTGEYVFDYNVMQRLKLTIDSLPEGSRILNAPKAFYELPKELFWTIMVSFALLLLVLVFLLLAMIERRKVERKIKDQLAFQQTLMDTVPQLVSWKDTNGQYLGTNRAFTEFFGLREWADPLSRSTSEVIRDPEYSAWAKSADKDVLNRQKAFRKVRRKLIDANGNPAWVEVNKVPINDRSGQIVGVLSTAENITKERNLEKQLLQSQKMEAIGTLAGGIAHDFNNILTSIINSTELAVSDLDPDSMTSKDLQRVLKAARRGGRVVKQILAFSRPSTEGFRATDVGGVITEALGFLESSMPRNIEIRSHIAPDLACVHADPTQIHQVAMNLFTNAFHALRGIGGVIGVRLEQALLGKDDADLFGLVPGEYVRLEVADNGPGIPPEIIDKIFEPFFSTKDKTEGTGLGLAVVHGIVRSHKGGLKVTQREGGGTSFTIYLPKGSEDLNDHATDINRNQLLDVRILFVEDDQDQLATTPRLLEAMGCRVTPLERPEDALNRLMETPDTFDLVITDYDMPGMSGTQLAQRLFTLKPSLPVILISGREDATTAAAGLPNIRQVVIKPYDKDDLSQAIYSVLIEKREGE
- a CDS encoding Dabb family protein, which produces MVRHIVMWTLKEEAEGKTAAENGARMKEILEALAGRIQGLRHIEVSVDIVEADPECHVVLCSEHDDVDALNQYQGHPEHQACVSFVKKVAASRKAVDYVI